The proteins below are encoded in one region of Sminthopsis crassicaudata isolate SCR6 chromosome 1, ASM4859323v1, whole genome shotgun sequence:
- the RMI1 gene encoding recQ-mediated genome instability protein 1 yields the protein MNMSSIALRVETWLSSAWHIKVPMTWLEACITWIQEENNDVSLTQAQMNKQVFDQWLLTDLRDLEFPILPDKILEVPKGELSGFYSLQINSLVDVSQPMYSQLQKLRGLNRSNDQVTAETQISLKPWEANPTRMLMLQITDGVRQIQGMEYQPIPALHQAILPGTKILIHGKVSYRLGVLLLKPENVKVLGGEVDALVEEHAQERILARLIGEPDSLTSTRSNHSQSIPALADGLEPALEPSDEELLASLDENELIVVSNDTHLESGYVSRSCISDSISNVISSSGLSSITPRKEENLSNPFVNFTEGDLDDFSLEDVLFLEETVQKELQETEERNRGNDKNIERRSQKPDISEDFSLVNINEKNVQNQKILFEQITSKDESCSYLSMRDQNPSNILSFENNAHLPQDFIVKHKSSEISEKINPPLGSLETCMLNNKTLKTELVNEPKLISEISNESSYKHPSSLISSENSMDQIPIAVNLDSPPFTYISVLLSRNLNELTTVKVKAFIVTLTGNLSGCGGFWSITAKISDGTAYLDVIFADEILTNMIGFSVSEMKQLKKDIIQHKKFQEGLQKCQRALIDLCCLMTITFNPSLSKGIVSVLQDVNMEDLQNLKRRLNK from the coding sequence atgaatatgtctAGTATTGCATTAAGAGTGGAAACTTGGCTTTCTTCTGCATGGCATATTAAAGTACCCATGACATGGCTGGAAGCTTGTATTACttggattcaagaagaaaataatgatgtGAGTTTGACTCAGGCTCAAATGAATAAACAAGTGTTTGACCAATGGCTTCTTACTGATCTAAGAGATTTGGAGTTTCCTATTTTACCTGATAAGATTTTGGAAGTTCCAAAAGGAGAGCTAAGTGGTTTTTATTCTTTGCAGATTAATTCATTGGTTGATGTTAGTCAGCCTATGTATTCCCAGTTGCAAAAGTTGAGAGGACTGAACAGGTCTAATGATCAAGTAACAGCTGAAACACAAATATCCTTAAAGCCTTGGGAAGCAAATCCTACACGAATGCTAATGTTGCAGATAACTGATGGTGTTAGGCAAATACAGGGCATGGAATACCAACCCATTCCAGCTCTTCATCAAGCTATTCTTCCAGGTACAAAGATTCTTATTCATGGAAAAGTTTCTTACCGTCTTGGTGTTCTTCTCTTGAAACCAGAAAACGTGAAGGTGCTAGGGGGTGAAGTGGATGCTCTTGTTGAAGAACATGCCCAAGAAAGAATACTTGCAAGACTAATTGGAGAGCCTGATTCTTTAACTTCAACCAGATCAAATCATAGCCAATCCATTCCTGCTCTTGCAGATGGACTAGAACCAGCATTAGAACCTTCAGATGAAGAACTTCTAGCAAGCCTTGATGAAAATGAGTTAATAGTGGTCAGTAATGACACTCATTTAGAAAGTGGCTATGTTAGCAGAAGTTGTATTTCAGACTCTATCAGCAATGTAATTTCTAGCTCAGGACTTTCTAGCATTACaccaagaaaagaagaaaatttatcaAATCCATTTGTGAATTTCACTGAAGGGGATTTAGATGATTTTTCACTAGAGGATGTCTTGTTTTTAGAGGAAACTGTTCAGAAGGAACTTCAGGAGACAGAAGAAAGGAACAGAGGCAATGACAAAAATATAGAGAGACGTTCACAGAAACCTGATATTTCAGAAGATTTTTCTCTggttaatataaatgaaaaaaatgttcagaaTCAAAAGATCTTATTTGAACAAATAACCAGTAAAGATGAATCTTGTAGTTATCTATCCATGAGAGATCAAAATCCTAGcaatattttgtcatttgaaaataatGCACACCTACCCCAGGATTTCATAGTTAAACATAAAAGCTCAGAGATAAGTGAAAAAATTAATCCCCCCCTTGGCAGTTTAGAGACCTGTATgctaaataataaaacattaaaaacagaaCTAGTTAATGAACCAAAGCTAATTTCAGAAATCAGTAATGAAAGCAGTTATAAACATCCTAGTTCTTTAATATCATCAGAGAACAGCATGGATCAAATTCCTATTGCTGTCAATTTGGATTCCCCACCTTTTACTTATATTTCTGTCCTGTTATCTAGAAATTTAAATGAACTAACAACTGTGAAAGTCAAAGCTTTTATTGTAACCTTAACTGGAAATCTCTCAGGTTGTGGGGGTTTTTGGAGTATAACTGCAAAAATTTCTGATGGTACTGCTTATCTAGATGTGATTTTTGCAGATGAAATACTAACAAATATGATTGGGTTTTCAGTATCAGAAATGAAacagttaaaaaaagatattattcagCATAAAAAATTCCAGGAAGGTTTACAGAAATGTCAGAGAGCTCTAATAGACTTGTGCTGTCTGATGACCATTACATTTAATCCTTCCTTGTCTAAAGGCATAGTGTCAGTTCTGCAAGATGTAAATATGGAAGATCTGCAAAACTTAAAGAGACGTTTGAATAAATAA